One region of Cucurbita pepo subsp. pepo cultivar mu-cu-16 chromosome LG03, ASM280686v2, whole genome shotgun sequence genomic DNA includes:
- the LOC111791238 gene encoding lipid transfer-like protein VAS → MEMKPWTGTLTALLLVLASAMAFQGRAQDTSCMNRLIPCLNYLNGTRDPPPSCCNPLKSVIDSNPDCLCALISRDGSDRAEQAGIDVSQAQLLPGRCGEHVNPLSCLAAANNARSLSISSTLQLISLTSTASLLMSGVLHF, encoded by the exons ATGGAAATGAAGCCTTGGACGGGAACCTTGACGGCATTGCTACTCGTACTGGCTTCCGCCATGGCGTTTCAAGGCCGTGCTCAAGACACTTCCTGCATGAATAGGTTAATTCCATGCCTAAATTACCTGAACGGAACTCGAGATCCGCCGCCGAGCTGCTGCAATCCTCTGAAATCGGTGATCGATTCCAATCCCGATTGCCTCTGCGCTTTAATTAGCAGAGACGGAAGCGATCGAGCGGAGCAAGCCGGCATCGATGTCAGCCAGGCTCAACTCTTGCCCGGCCGATGCGGCGAACATGTTAATCCGCTCTCTTGCCTCGCCGCCGCCAATAATGCTC GCTCGCTCTCCATCTCTTCCACTCTGCAACTGATTTCGCTTACGAGTACCGCGTCGCTTCTCATGTCTGGAGTTCTTCACTTTTAG
- the LOC111791639 gene encoding uncharacterized protein LOC111791639 — MAAMIFHVFSSSALLSLGLYHIVSVTLNFLKSPQSYAARPYHPFPPSSAHQLLLPHHQQHHLYGLRYLQLYLAIPCLVLAFVHQVIVAADPDPLLKGNTPVHHFISLQFAAVIFLFLIFTLALLLADSTSLLPLPSDLFFALASALFFLQFSVSYSAASVQTSDLQAKCDSVSGKISALASFLCLVLACLPRLFVADVGLGVTFLLRGLWVLQTGLSLYVEAFIPEGCHRLLDVVNGVEGSTKCDLEESRLRAVAILDLAFLIHVMFVLLIVIVIYAVIARAVGVRRGGSYEALPAAAAGGENNHIQMKALTGA; from the exons ATGGCTGCCATGATCTTCCATGTTTTCTCGTCGTCGGCGCTGCTCTCGCTTGGCCTCTACCACATCGTCTCCGTTACCCTCAATTTCCTCAAATCCCCGCAGTCCTACGCCGCCAGGCCCTACCATCCCTTCCCGCCTTCCTCCGCGCATCAGCTTCTTCTCCCCCATCATCAGCAACACCATCTCTACGGTCTCCGCTACCTGCAACTCTATCTCGCAATCCCATGCCTCGTTCTTGCCTTCGTCCATCAGGTCATCGTCGCCGCCGACCCTGATCCTCTCCTCAAGGGCAACACCCCCGTCCACCATTTCATTTCCCTTCAATTCGCCGCCgtcatcttcctcttcctcatcTTTACCCTCGCCCTTCTCCTCGCCGACTCCACCTCTCTTCTTCCCCTCCCTTCCGATCTCTTCTTTGCCCTAGCATCCGCCCTATTCTTCTTGCAATTCTCCGTCTCTTACTCAGCCGCCTCTGTTCAGACCTCTGATCTTCAAGCCAAATGCGATTCCGTCTCCGGTAAAATCTCCGCCCTAGCCTCCTTCCTCTGCCTGGTCCTTGCTTGCTTGCCTAGGCTCTTCGTGGCCGATGTGGGTTTGGGGGTTACCTTCTTACTCCGAGGCCTTTGGGTGCTTCAGACGGGGCTTTCGCTTTATGTCGAAGCCTTCATCCCTGAAGGATGTCACAGGTTGCTGGATGTGGTGAATGGCGTGGAGGGATCCACCAAGTGCGATTTGGAGGAATCCCGGCTCAGGGCCGTTGCCATTTTGGACCTGGCTTTTCTAATCCACGTTATGTTTGTTCTGCTTATTGTGATTGTCATTTATGCTGTCATTGCCAGGGCTGTTGGCGTGCGGCGAGGTGGGTCTTACGAAGCTTTACCGGCGGCTGCTGCTGGTGGGGAAAACAATCATATACAGATGAAAGCATTGACGG gtGCTTGA
- the LOC111791662 gene encoding probable magnesium transporter NIPA8 isoform X1, whose product MGEWVIGAVINLFGSIAINFGTNLLKLGHNEREKHSMLENNGSNGKTPMKPIIYFQTWRIGLTFFIIGNCLNFISFGYAAQSLLAALGSVQFVSNIAFAYFVLHEMVTVKVMVATAFIVLGNSFLVAFGNHQSPVYTPEQLVEKYGNITFLLYCVILILVVALHHSIYRRGELLLSVSGQDLRPYWHMLLPFSYAIVSGAIGSCSVLFAKSLSILLRLAMSSDYQLHSWFTYSLLLLFLSTAGFWMARLNEGLSLFDAILIVPMFQIAWTFFSICTGFIYFKEFQVLDALRTTMFILGMMSVFIGISLLAPDEPRDGEFKDNSPLLSETSTSFSSEEERLIVSSQELETKDARSFSQGFLLKITDVVAKGKAALALSLGFGEDSLNASAVLVMPMVSSRMTGFRGTGLERSKLFSMRKSDWSKISLDEDAKVLDTSIGFSQNL is encoded by the exons ATGGGGGAATGGGTTATTGGAGCTGTCATCAACCTCTTTGGCAGCATTGCCATCAACTTTGGAACGAACCTTCTTAAATTAGGCCATAACGAG AGAGAGAAGCATTCTATGCTAGAAAATAATGGTTCTAATGGAAAGACTCCAATGAAGCCCATTATATACTTCCAGACTTGGAGAATTG GTCttacatttttcattattggAAATTgccttaattttatttccttcGGATATGCTGCCCAG TCTCTTCTTGCGGCACTTGGATCTGTTCAATTTGTGTCCAATATTGCTTTTGCATACTTCGTCCTCCACGAGATGGTTACTGTTAA GGTAATGGTTGCCACTGCTTTTATTGTTCTGGGAAACAGTTTTCTAGTTGCTTTTGGCAACCATCAGTCCCCTG TGTACACTCCAGAGCAGCTGGTGGAGAAATATGGAAATATCACTTTCCTTCTATACTGCGTAATTTTGATCTTGGTTGTTGCTTTACATCACTCAATCTATAG AAGGGGAGAACTGTTACTTTCTGTTTCTGGTCAAGATCTCAGACCGTATTGGCATATGCTACTGCCATTTTCTTATGCTATAGTTTCAGGTGCAATAGGCTCTTGCTCAGTCTTGTTTGCAAAATCTCT GTCAATACTGCTCAGATTGGCCATGTCTAGTGATTATCAGCTGCATAGCTGGTTTACATATTCCTTACTGCTTTTATTTCTCAGTACTGCTGGATTTTGG ATGGCCAGGTTAAACGAAGGACTTTCCCTGTTTGATGCAATCCTTATTGTTCCCATGTTTCAGATAGCTTGGACTTTCTTCTCCATATGCACAGGTTTTATATACTTTAAAGAATTCCAg GTGCTTGATGCTTTGAGAACGACGATGTTCATACTGGGAATGATGTCTGTTTTCATAGGCATTTCTTTGCTAGCACCTGATGAGCCGAGAg ATGGTGAATTCAAAGATAATTCACCTTTGCTATCCGAGACGTCCACTAGCTTCTCATCAGAAGAAGAGAG ACTAATTGTGTCATCCCAAGAATTAGAGACTAAGGACGCAAGATCATTTTCACAAGGATTCTTGTTAAAGATTACAGATGTAGTAGCCAAGGGGAAG GCTGCTTTAGCACTTTCTCTGGGTTTTGGAGAAGATTCACTCAATGCATCTGCAGTACTGGTGATGCCTATGGTGTCATCAAGGATGACCGGCTTTAGAGGAACAGGGTTGGAGCGCTCAAAACTTTTCTCCATGAGGAAGTCTGACTGGAGTAAGATCTCGTTGGATGAAGATGCGAAGGTGCTCGACACAAGCATAGGTTTCTCCCAAAACCTTTGA
- the LOC111791662 gene encoding probable magnesium transporter NIPA8 isoform X2, with translation MLENNGSNGKTPMKPIIYFQTWRIGLTFFIIGNCLNFISFGYAAQSLLAALGSVQFVSNIAFAYFVLHEMVTVKVMVATAFIVLGNSFLVAFGNHQSPVYTPEQLVEKYGNITFLLYCVILILVVALHHSIYRRGELLLSVSGQDLRPYWHMLLPFSYAIVSGAIGSCSVLFAKSLSILLRLAMSSDYQLHSWFTYSLLLLFLSTAGFWMARLNEGLSLFDAILIVPMFQIAWTFFSICTGFIYFKEFQVLDALRTTMFILGMMSVFIGISLLAPDEPRDGEFKDNSPLLSETSTSFSSEEERLIVSSQELETKDARSFSQGFLLKITDVVAKGKAALALSLGFGEDSLNASAVLVMPMVSSRMTGFRGTGLERSKLFSMRKSDWSKISLDEDAKVLDTSIGFSQNL, from the exons ATGCTAGAAAATAATGGTTCTAATGGAAAGACTCCAATGAAGCCCATTATATACTTCCAGACTTGGAGAATTG GTCttacatttttcattattggAAATTgccttaattttatttccttcGGATATGCTGCCCAG TCTCTTCTTGCGGCACTTGGATCTGTTCAATTTGTGTCCAATATTGCTTTTGCATACTTCGTCCTCCACGAGATGGTTACTGTTAA GGTAATGGTTGCCACTGCTTTTATTGTTCTGGGAAACAGTTTTCTAGTTGCTTTTGGCAACCATCAGTCCCCTG TGTACACTCCAGAGCAGCTGGTGGAGAAATATGGAAATATCACTTTCCTTCTATACTGCGTAATTTTGATCTTGGTTGTTGCTTTACATCACTCAATCTATAG AAGGGGAGAACTGTTACTTTCTGTTTCTGGTCAAGATCTCAGACCGTATTGGCATATGCTACTGCCATTTTCTTATGCTATAGTTTCAGGTGCAATAGGCTCTTGCTCAGTCTTGTTTGCAAAATCTCT GTCAATACTGCTCAGATTGGCCATGTCTAGTGATTATCAGCTGCATAGCTGGTTTACATATTCCTTACTGCTTTTATTTCTCAGTACTGCTGGATTTTGG ATGGCCAGGTTAAACGAAGGACTTTCCCTGTTTGATGCAATCCTTATTGTTCCCATGTTTCAGATAGCTTGGACTTTCTTCTCCATATGCACAGGTTTTATATACTTTAAAGAATTCCAg GTGCTTGATGCTTTGAGAACGACGATGTTCATACTGGGAATGATGTCTGTTTTCATAGGCATTTCTTTGCTAGCACCTGATGAGCCGAGAg ATGGTGAATTCAAAGATAATTCACCTTTGCTATCCGAGACGTCCACTAGCTTCTCATCAGAAGAAGAGAG ACTAATTGTGTCATCCCAAGAATTAGAGACTAAGGACGCAAGATCATTTTCACAAGGATTCTTGTTAAAGATTACAGATGTAGTAGCCAAGGGGAAG GCTGCTTTAGCACTTTCTCTGGGTTTTGGAGAAGATTCACTCAATGCATCTGCAGTACTGGTGATGCCTATGGTGTCATCAAGGATGACCGGCTTTAGAGGAACAGGGTTGGAGCGCTCAAAACTTTTCTCCATGAGGAAGTCTGACTGGAGTAAGATCTCGTTGGATGAAGATGCGAAGGTGCTCGACACAAGCATAGGTTTCTCCCAAAACCTTTGA